Proteins encoded by one window of Salmonirosea aquatica:
- a CDS encoding ABC transporter permease codes for MLRNYFKTSLRNLKRNKTYAAINIVGLALGMACGLLVFMLVKYHLSIDNFHTDSDRIYRIVTEQHRDVISYTVGVPSPLGKAFRDDYDYAEKVARIVTEDDMTITVKDGNEIELFREEGGVAIVEPEYFDIFNFPLLQGDMKTALVEPNTAIITERLAKKYFGDENPINKTFRFGDKINAKITGILKDFPKNTDQKTEIFVSYPTLKQYDEWLASDDAWGGIRSGMNCYVRLRPEVSAAQVEKVFPAYVTKYRPTSSNVHHYKLQPLDNVHYNADYSGPMPKRNLWVLSFIGIFLIVTACVNFVNLATAQALNRAKEVGMRKVLGGVRKQLFWQFIAQTAVITVLALLLAVLLTWMVLPYVNTWFSSEVSFNILNDWQLLLFIPGLVLLVTFLAGSYPGLILAGFQPVVALKGKLSQQHIGGFNTRRALIVTQFALSQALVIGMIVIARQMSYSTNSDLGFDKDAVVTVPIAAKYEKGKAMKGELEQLAGIESVTMCFATPASNNTNWTTTPYFDNDPKEQEFRVSVKAADADYLETFGLELVAGRNIFPADSAREMIVNEAFARKLNLKSPEELIGKILTVSDKKNTGPIVGVVKDFHNLSFHEEITPIAIFTTPDLYNSYAIKMKTGNITATMAAIEKTWKESHPGQLYTYEFLDDDIASFYETETLMLKLIQTFSLLALFIGCLGLYGLVSFMATQKTKEIGIRKVLGSSVGQILWIFGKEFVRLIVIAFIIAAPLAWWLMNSWLADFEFKVPIGAGIFVWALMGTFIVAFATVSFQAVKASLMNPVKSLRSE; via the coding sequence ATGCTCCGTAATTATTTCAAAACCTCCCTCCGCAACCTCAAGCGCAACAAAACCTACGCGGCCATCAACATCGTGGGCCTGGCACTGGGCATGGCCTGCGGGCTGCTTGTTTTCATGCTGGTCAAGTACCACCTGAGCATTGATAATTTCCATACGGATTCCGACCGTATCTACCGCATCGTCACCGAGCAGCACCGCGATGTGATTTCCTATACGGTAGGGGTACCTAGCCCGCTGGGCAAGGCCTTCCGGGACGATTACGATTATGCCGAAAAAGTGGCCCGCATCGTAACCGAGGACGACATGACCATAACGGTGAAAGATGGAAATGAAATTGAGCTTTTCAGAGAAGAAGGTGGCGTGGCTATTGTGGAACCTGAGTACTTCGACATTTTCAACTTCCCCTTGCTACAGGGAGACATGAAGACCGCCCTGGTTGAGCCCAATACTGCCATCATCACAGAGCGCCTGGCCAAAAAATACTTTGGCGACGAAAACCCAATCAATAAAACCTTCCGGTTCGGTGATAAAATAAATGCCAAAATCACGGGTATCCTCAAAGATTTTCCTAAAAACACCGACCAGAAAACGGAGATTTTCGTGTCGTACCCCACGCTGAAACAATACGACGAATGGCTGGCGAGCGACGACGCCTGGGGCGGTATTCGAAGCGGCATGAATTGCTACGTGCGGCTGCGCCCAGAGGTATCCGCAGCCCAGGTCGAAAAGGTTTTTCCGGCCTACGTGACTAAGTACCGTCCTACCAGTAGCAACGTCCATCACTATAAGCTTCAGCCTTTGGACAATGTCCATTATAATGCCGACTACAGCGGGCCCATGCCGAAGCGTAACCTGTGGGTACTGTCGTTCATCGGCATTTTCCTGATCGTGACCGCCTGTGTCAACTTCGTCAATCTGGCCACAGCGCAGGCGCTCAACCGTGCCAAAGAGGTAGGTATGCGAAAAGTATTGGGGGGAGTGCGCAAACAGTTATTCTGGCAGTTTATCGCCCAGACGGCTGTGATTACCGTACTGGCATTGTTGTTGGCGGTACTGCTCACCTGGATGGTACTTCCTTACGTCAATACCTGGTTCAGCTCTGAAGTCAGTTTCAATATTCTGAACGACTGGCAGCTGCTATTATTTATTCCCGGGCTGGTGCTACTGGTGACTTTCCTGGCGGGCTCGTACCCTGGCCTGATTCTAGCGGGTTTTCAGCCCGTGGTGGCCCTAAAAGGCAAACTGTCGCAGCAGCACATCGGAGGCTTCAACACGCGCCGGGCGCTGATCGTGACCCAGTTTGCGCTTTCTCAGGCGCTGGTGATCGGGATGATTGTCATCGCACGACAGATGAGCTACTCTACGAATTCGGATCTGGGTTTTGATAAAGACGCGGTGGTCACGGTACCGATCGCCGCCAAATACGAGAAGGGAAAAGCAATGAAAGGCGAGCTGGAACAATTGGCCGGGATCGAATCGGTTACCATGTGCTTTGCTACACCGGCCTCTAACAACACGAACTGGACTACCACGCCTTACTTTGACAACGATCCTAAGGAACAGGAATTCAGGGTATCGGTGAAAGCCGCGGACGCCGACTACCTTGAAACCTTTGGCCTGGAGCTTGTGGCGGGACGGAACATTTTTCCTGCCGACTCGGCCCGGGAGATGATCGTCAATGAAGCTTTCGCACGGAAGCTGAATCTGAAATCGCCCGAGGAGTTGATCGGCAAAATTCTGACAGTAAGCGACAAGAAGAACACGGGACCGATTGTGGGGGTAGTCAAGGACTTCCATAACTTATCTTTTCATGAAGAAATTACCCCGATCGCGATATTCACGACTCCCGATCTTTACAATTCTTATGCCATAAAAATGAAGACCGGGAATATCACCGCCACCATGGCCGCGATCGAAAAAACCTGGAAGGAAAGCCATCCCGGCCAACTCTACACCTATGAATTTCTGGACGACGATATCGCCTCTTTCTACGAAACCGAGACACTGATGCTGAAATTGATTCAGACATTCTCGCTACTGGCACTGTTCATTGGCTGTCTGGGGCTGTACGGGCTGGTGTCATTCATGGCTACACAAAAAACCAAGGAAATCGGCATTCGCAAGGTACTGGGCAGCAGCGTCGGCCAAATCCTCTGGATATTCGGAAAGGAATTCGTCCGGCTAATTGTGATTGCCTTTATCATCGCCGCCCCACTGGCGTGGTGGCTGATGAACAGCTGGCTGGCTGATTTCGAATTCAAGGTACCCATCGGTGCCGGGATTTTCGTCTGGGCCTTGATGGGTACCTTCATCGTTGCTTTCGCTACGGTGAGTTTTCAGGCGGTGAAGGCCTCGTTGATGAATCCGGTGAAGTCATTAAGGAGCGAGTAA
- a CDS encoding ABC transporter permease, translating into MLRNYLKIAFRNLTRHKGYSFINIGGLAVGMAVAMLIGLWMYDELSFNKNFQNYDRIVQVMQHITQNEKKETQGINPYLLGPEIRAHYGDDFTYVLQSSQSHKLLAHGDKRFIKSGRYFEPQVTDMLSLKMLEGTRAGLKEPYSILLSESVAKTYFGEESALDKTLRMDDKTDLKVTGVYADMPINSSFRDLGYLLSWDLYLIENQWIKELEDPWRPNFTETYAQLTEQADLKKVSAKIKDVKLNKVDASRKKLKPEVFLHPMSKWHLYAKFDNGINVGGRIEYVWLFGVIGVFVLLLACINFMNLSTARSEKRAREVGIRKAVGSVRSQLIVQFFSESLLVVAFAGALSILLMVLTLPFFNELADKSISVPWPNPVFWLSIVGFSLLTGLIAGSYPALYLSSFKPLTVLKGIFRVGRFATVPRKVLVVLQFTVSIALIIGTIMVFRQIQYAKDRPVGYERDGLITIFNNQETQDNFEAITNELESKNTVAGIAQASAPPTDVWSTSTGFSWRGKDPSLAVDLPNNSVSHDYGKTVGWQFAEGRDFSRAFPTDSSAIILNKAAAKFMGFGDKAVGEIIYDDGEPCRVIGVIEDMVVQSPYEPVRAAVYHLADGWSSIVVLKLNSDKGISTALAEVKSVFTKYSPTVPYEHHFVSDDYAQKFGDEERIGKLASFFAILAIFISCLGLFGLASFVAEQRTKEIGVRKVLGASVASLWRLLSKDFVLLVLIALLIAAPVAWYFLNGWLQKYTYRTELSWWIFAAAGAGALAITLLTVSFQAVKAALMNPVKSLRSE; encoded by the coding sequence ATGCTTCGCAACTATCTGAAAATCGCCTTCCGCAACCTGACCCGCCATAAGGGGTACTCTTTCATTAACATCGGCGGACTGGCCGTGGGCATGGCCGTGGCGATGCTGATCGGGCTGTGGATGTACGATGAACTATCTTTCAATAAAAATTTTCAGAACTACGACCGCATCGTGCAGGTGATGCAGCATATAACTCAGAACGAGAAAAAGGAAACGCAGGGAATCAATCCGTATCTCTTGGGGCCGGAAATCCGAGCGCACTATGGAGACGATTTTACCTACGTACTACAATCATCTCAGAGCCACAAGCTCCTGGCCCATGGCGACAAGCGGTTTATCAAGTCGGGCAGGTACTTTGAACCCCAGGTGACTGATATGCTGTCGCTGAAAATGCTGGAAGGTACGAGGGCCGGATTGAAGGAACCTTACTCCATTCTGTTGTCGGAGTCGGTGGCCAAAACGTATTTTGGCGAAGAAAGCGCGCTGGACAAAACCCTGCGCATGGACGACAAGACCGATCTTAAAGTGACGGGGGTCTATGCCGACATGCCTATCAATTCCAGCTTTCGTGACTTAGGCTACCTGCTTTCCTGGGATCTGTATTTGATCGAAAACCAATGGATTAAAGAACTCGAAGACCCCTGGCGTCCCAACTTTACCGAAACATATGCTCAATTGACCGAACAGGCCGATTTGAAGAAGGTCTCGGCTAAAATAAAGGACGTGAAACTCAATAAGGTAGATGCCTCGCGGAAGAAACTAAAACCCGAGGTGTTTCTGCACCCCATGAGCAAATGGCACTTATACGCCAAGTTTGACAACGGCATCAACGTAGGAGGGCGCATCGAATACGTTTGGCTATTTGGCGTTATCGGTGTCTTTGTACTGCTGCTGGCCTGTATCAATTTCATGAATTTGAGCACGGCCCGTTCCGAGAAACGGGCGCGGGAAGTCGGCATCCGCAAGGCAGTGGGTTCGGTACGAAGCCAGCTTATCGTTCAGTTTTTCAGCGAGTCACTATTGGTCGTAGCTTTTGCCGGTGCGCTTTCCATTTTGCTGATGGTACTTACCCTTCCCTTTTTCAATGAACTGGCCGACAAATCCATTAGTGTCCCTTGGCCAAATCCGGTATTCTGGTTGTCCATAGTTGGGTTCAGCCTACTCACCGGGTTGATTGCGGGTAGCTACCCGGCCCTGTACCTCTCTTCTTTCAAACCGCTCACGGTACTTAAGGGAATCTTCCGGGTGGGGCGTTTCGCTACCGTTCCGCGCAAAGTACTGGTGGTATTACAGTTCACAGTATCCATTGCCCTCATTATCGGAACCATCATGGTTTTCCGGCAGATTCAATACGCAAAAGATCGCCCGGTCGGCTACGAGCGCGACGGACTCATCACTATTTTCAACAATCAGGAAACGCAGGACAACTTCGAAGCAATTACGAACGAATTAGAAAGCAAGAATACGGTCGCCGGAATAGCACAAGCCAGCGCGCCCCCTACCGACGTGTGGAGTACCAGTACGGGTTTTAGTTGGCGCGGTAAAGACCCTAGTCTGGCGGTCGACCTTCCCAACAACTCCGTCTCGCACGACTACGGAAAAACCGTCGGCTGGCAGTTTGCCGAGGGCCGGGATTTTTCCCGCGCTTTCCCGACCGATTCATCGGCCATCATATTGAATAAAGCGGCGGCAAAATTCATGGGTTTTGGGGATAAAGCCGTGGGTGAAATTATCTACGATGACGGTGAGCCGTGTCGGGTCATCGGCGTCATCGAGGATATGGTGGTGCAGTCGCCCTACGAACCCGTCAGGGCGGCAGTCTATCATCTTGCGGATGGGTGGAGTAGTATCGTGGTTTTGAAACTCAATTCTGATAAAGGAATCAGTACCGCTTTGGCAGAGGTCAAGTCGGTATTTACCAAGTACAGCCCTACCGTACCCTATGAACATCATTTTGTGAGCGACGACTACGCTCAGAAATTCGGTGACGAGGAGCGCATCGGCAAACTGGCTTCATTCTTCGCCATCCTGGCCATTTTTATTTCCTGCCTCGGCTTGTTCGGTTTAGCCTCTTTTGTGGCCGAGCAGCGCACCAAGGAAATCGGCGTTCGTAAAGTACTGGGTGCGAGCGTCGCTAGCCTCTGGAGACTACTATCCAAAGATTTTGTGCTCCTGGTACTCATAGCCCTGCTGATCGCCGCGCCGGTGGCGTGGTACTTCCTGAACGGATGGCTGCAGAAGTACACCTACCGTACCGAACTGTCGTGGTGGATTTTCGCGGCGGCGGGCGCGGGGGCGTTGGCCATCACTCTGCTGACGGTAAGCTTCCAGGCGGTGAAGGCCGCGCTGATGAATCCGGTGAAGAGCCTGAGATCTGAGTAA
- a CDS encoding ABC transporter permease, whose amino-acid sequence MLRNNLKIAYRNLARHRSFTLLNTLGLSVGVAAALLLFMVVRYELSFDTFHANYERIYRVVRQETYPDGSGEVTPGNPLPVAAALKTDIPQFEKVVPVFGTLDPQVTVLGSDPDSRDLSTKFIEDNEGLMVGPEFFQLFNYQWLEGTPDVLAQPNVVVLSRKFANKYFKDYQQAVGKYLRINNTTTMQVGGVLEDAPANTDFPLNIVLSYESKRAKPELFGFGDFENWGSTSSSDQIFVLLPEKYSVASANALLEKFSHKHYDSRKEKDKKTHSLSPFADVHHNTELDNYKDRAVPRERIRNIAIVGTLILLMACINFINIYSALATKRAKEVGVRKVLGSQKSQLVAQFLTETFLVVLGSVAVGFGLAYAAIPLLEKMFDVPTDPSLYVTPELCLWLLGGLLALTLLAGMYPALVLSSFSPLEVFRKKVSRGWMGGLTLRQSLIVFQFAAALVLIIGTVINLRQMEYINQLDLGFVKEGVYTLNMDTEYGTRNEALRNELLQIPEVETISYASDPPSSTNNWASNFSFTNMSEDEDFQVSMKMADGDYFKAYGMEFVAGGPYAVGDTNTKFVVNERLLKKLGVKDPASVIGHKLRMGNWEPAPIVGVIKDFHTHSAKEETDPILITHVPKFYWSGAVKLQSQNLPNTIEKVKTAYEKIFPEVPFTGKFYEESIENFYQAERQTGLLYRTFAGLTVFIACLGLFGLAAFTAEQRTKEIGVRKVLGASVASITALLSKDFLKLVGIAIIIASPIAYYLMKSWMEGFQYRIGIEWWVFVLAAVLALAVAFLTVSFQAIKAALMNPVKSLRSE is encoded by the coding sequence ATGCTACGTAACAACCTGAAAATTGCCTACCGAAACCTCGCCCGACACCGGAGTTTCACCCTACTGAACACTCTGGGTCTGAGTGTGGGCGTAGCGGCCGCCTTACTGTTATTTATGGTGGTGCGTTACGAACTGAGTTTCGACACCTTCCATGCGAATTACGAACGAATTTACCGGGTGGTGCGTCAGGAGACCTACCCCGATGGCAGTGGCGAAGTGACACCCGGAAACCCGCTGCCCGTGGCGGCGGCTCTAAAAACGGATATCCCACAGTTTGAAAAGGTGGTACCCGTCTTTGGCACGCTGGACCCGCAGGTAACGGTGCTGGGCAGCGATCCCGATTCGCGCGATCTTTCAACCAAATTCATCGAAGACAACGAGGGGTTGATGGTAGGGCCCGAATTCTTCCAACTATTTAATTATCAGTGGCTCGAAGGTACCCCCGATGTACTGGCCCAGCCCAATGTGGTGGTTCTATCGCGCAAATTTGCGAACAAGTACTTTAAGGATTACCAGCAAGCCGTAGGAAAGTACCTGCGGATCAACAACACGACGACCATGCAGGTAGGCGGGGTACTGGAAGACGCGCCGGCCAACACCGACTTTCCCCTGAATATTGTCTTATCCTATGAATCCAAGCGCGCCAAGCCGGAGTTATTCGGCTTCGGCGATTTTGAAAACTGGGGAAGTACCAGCAGCAGTGATCAGATTTTTGTGCTGCTACCCGAGAAGTATTCAGTCGCTTCAGCCAACGCCCTACTCGAAAAATTCTCGCACAAGCACTACGACAGTCGAAAAGAGAAAGACAAAAAAACGCACTCGTTGAGCCCGTTCGCGGATGTACACCATAACACCGAACTGGACAACTATAAAGACCGGGCGGTACCCCGCGAGCGCATCCGGAACATTGCCATAGTAGGTACCCTGATCCTGCTTATGGCCTGCATCAATTTCATCAATATTTACTCGGCTCTGGCCACCAAGCGCGCCAAAGAAGTTGGCGTTCGCAAGGTGCTGGGCAGCCAGAAAAGCCAATTGGTCGCGCAGTTCCTGACCGAAACGTTTCTGGTGGTGCTGGGTTCGGTGGCTGTCGGATTTGGCTTAGCCTATGCAGCTATTCCATTGCTCGAAAAAATGTTCGACGTACCGACCGATCCCTCCTTGTACGTCACGCCCGAACTGTGCCTGTGGCTACTGGGTGGGCTGCTGGCACTCACCCTGCTGGCGGGCATGTACCCGGCTTTGGTACTGTCGTCGTTCTCACCACTGGAGGTGTTCCGCAAGAAAGTTTCGCGCGGCTGGATGGGCGGCCTGACGCTGCGCCAAAGCCTGATCGTATTTCAGTTTGCGGCAGCACTGGTACTGATCATTGGTACAGTCATCAACCTGCGCCAAATGGAGTACATCAACCAGCTCGACCTGGGTTTTGTGAAAGAAGGCGTCTATACCCTCAATATGGATACCGAGTATGGCACTCGCAATGAGGCTCTGCGCAATGAACTGCTACAGATTCCCGAAGTTGAGACCATCTCTTACGCTTCGGACCCACCTTCCTCAACGAACAACTGGGCCAGCAATTTTTCCTTCACGAATATGTCCGAAGACGAGGATTTTCAGGTTTCGATGAAAATGGCCGACGGCGATTATTTCAAAGCCTACGGCATGGAATTCGTAGCGGGCGGTCCTTACGCGGTGGGCGATACTAACACCAAATTTGTGGTCAATGAGCGGCTTCTGAAAAAGCTGGGTGTGAAAGATCCGGCTTCCGTCATCGGCCACAAGCTACGCATGGGCAACTGGGAGCCCGCCCCCATCGTGGGCGTCATCAAGGATTTCCATACCCATTCGGCCAAAGAAGAAACGGACCCCATCCTCATTACCCATGTTCCCAAGTTTTATTGGTCGGGGGCGGTGAAGCTGCAATCGCAAAATCTGCCCAATACAATTGAAAAAGTGAAAACGGCCTATGAGAAAATCTTCCCGGAGGTACCTTTCACCGGAAAATTCTACGAAGAAAGTATCGAAAATTTCTATCAGGCCGAACGACAAACCGGACTACTGTACCGCACTTTTGCGGGCCTGACGGTATTCATCGCCTGCCTGGGCCTGTTTGGCCTGGCCGCCTTTACCGCCGAACAGCGTACCAAGGAAATCGGGGTACGTAAGGTACTGGGAGCCTCTGTGGCGAGCATCACGGCGCTGCTCTCCAAAGATTTCCTCAAACTCGTCGGCATTGCAATCATCATCGCCTCGCCCATAGCTTACTACCTCATGAAATCCTGGATGGAGGGGTTCCAGTACCGGATCGGCATCGAGTGGTGGGTGTTTGTGCTGGCGGCGGTGCTAGCCCTGGCGGTGGCTTTTCTTACGGTAAGTTTCCAGGCGATAAAAGCGGCGCTGATGAACCCGGTGAAGAGCCTGAGGTCGGAATGA
- a CDS encoding winged helix-turn-helix domain-containing protein, with amino-acid sequence MKKVGVGMVLLLVGLLFTQFARSVSAEKETYGTGFARKANLALRRTAHTLLRQQGDSTSRIAPVQQINDRTFSIRLEQSFAYDGIPTLLQESLELYKIGTPYDVAVLDCTNGEVQLGYTFYDLKSPEGVACSGRVQDKGCHTLQVTFSAPPAATPVAASNWWAGALGFLLAGLMGLVWYRVARARVPVEVREAESTQDSDLKLGQTHFFVTDQSLTVAGKRHNLTYREAKLLRLFAMHPNQLLEREFILKSVWEDEGIIVGRSVDVFVSRLRKLLHNDPTLRIASVHGVGYRLEVHSKIT; translated from the coding sequence ATGAAAAAAGTAGGGGTAGGTATGGTCCTGCTGCTGGTGGGGCTGCTGTTCACACAATTTGCGAGGTCGGTTTCGGCAGAAAAAGAAACCTATGGGACGGGTTTTGCCCGCAAGGCCAACCTGGCTCTGCGCCGCACGGCCCACACACTGCTGAGGCAACAGGGCGACTCCACTTCGCGCATTGCTCCTGTGCAGCAAATCAACGACCGTACCTTTTCCATCCGTTTGGAACAATCCTTTGCCTATGATGGTATCCCTACCCTGCTGCAGGAGTCGCTGGAGCTATACAAAATAGGTACCCCTTATGACGTGGCCGTGCTGGACTGCACCAACGGCGAAGTGCAGCTGGGCTACACTTTTTATGACCTGAAATCGCCCGAGGGCGTGGCGTGCAGCGGTCGCGTGCAGGATAAAGGCTGCCATACCCTGCAAGTGACGTTCAGCGCCCCACCCGCGGCAACCCCCGTAGCAGCCAGCAACTGGTGGGCGGGCGCTTTAGGATTCCTGCTGGCGGGCCTTATGGGCCTGGTGTGGTACCGGGTAGCCCGTGCCAGGGTACCTGTCGAAGTGAGGGAAGCCGAATCAACCCAGGACAGTGACCTTAAGCTGGGACAAACGCATTTTTTTGTGACCGATCAGTCCCTCACCGTAGCGGGCAAAAGGCATAACCTCACTTATCGGGAAGCCAAACTTCTGCGGCTCTTTGCCATGCATCCCAACCAACTGCTCGAACGAGAATTTATCCTTAAATCCGTATGGGAAGATGAGGGTATCATTGTGGGCAGGAGCGTAGATGTATTCGTATCGCGGCTACGCAAGCTCCTGCACAATGACCCTACCTTACGCATCGCCTCGGTGCACGGTGTAGGGTACCGTCTGGAGGTACATTCCAAAATCACCTAA
- a CDS encoding Na(+)-translocating NADH-quinone reductase subunit A: protein MAKPITLHKGYDIKLVGEAEFTTSDLPVSEVVAIKPPDFPGLVPKLMVGEGDEILAGQPLFFDKNNPQIKFVSSVSGEVAEVVRGSKRRIMEVRLIPDRGERRYVQHEPADPLILSRENIINRLLEGGCWNYIRQRPFSLIANPEDTPKSIFVSCFDTAPLAPDLGYIVDFEKENFQTGLAVLNQLSVGNLHIGVRGKASGKDLTESDFKQVPHEHIHPVQGPHPAGNVGIQIHHLDPIKKGDIVWYVHPQDVIIIGRLFREGRYRADRVVALTGSSVKAPQYFRAVTGQTLASILNTRTKADTARIIQGNVLTGTTSSADDFLSHYTNQITVIPEGDEPEFLGWLTPGIKKLSLSRTFFSWLFPKRNYQLDTNMHGEERAFVMTGQYDQVLPMNIMPVVLLKSILARDIERMEQLGIYEVSEEDFALCEFVCTSKIEVQRIISEGLELVRLEG from the coding sequence ATGGCTAAACCAATTACTCTTCACAAAGGCTACGACATCAAGCTCGTTGGCGAAGCCGAATTCACCACATCCGATCTGCCCGTTTCCGAGGTTGTAGCCATCAAGCCGCCGGATTTTCCGGGCCTTGTTCCTAAACTCATGGTCGGCGAAGGAGATGAAATTCTGGCCGGACAGCCCCTTTTCTTCGACAAGAATAATCCACAGATCAAGTTCGTTTCTTCGGTTTCCGGCGAAGTGGCGGAGGTGGTTCGGGGTTCAAAACGGCGGATAATGGAAGTCAGGCTCATACCCGACCGCGGAGAGCGAAGGTACGTGCAGCATGAGCCCGCTGACCCGCTAATACTTTCCCGAGAAAACATCATCAACCGACTGCTCGAAGGAGGGTGCTGGAACTATATCCGTCAGCGCCCTTTCTCTCTGATAGCCAATCCCGAAGATACCCCCAAGTCTATTTTTGTTTCCTGCTTCGATACCGCGCCGCTGGCGCCTGATTTAGGATATATCGTAGATTTTGAGAAAGAAAATTTCCAAACGGGCCTCGCCGTTCTGAACCAACTGTCGGTGGGCAATCTGCACATTGGCGTTCGGGGAAAAGCGTCCGGAAAAGACCTCACCGAAAGTGATTTCAAGCAGGTACCCCATGAGCATATTCATCCTGTTCAGGGCCCGCACCCGGCGGGTAATGTCGGTATCCAGATCCATCATCTCGACCCGATCAAAAAAGGAGATATCGTATGGTACGTGCATCCGCAGGACGTCATCATCATCGGACGGCTGTTTCGCGAAGGCCGCTACCGCGCCGACCGCGTAGTAGCCCTCACGGGCAGTAGCGTGAAGGCACCGCAGTATTTCAGGGCTGTGACCGGGCAGACGCTGGCGTCCATTCTGAATACCCGGACCAAAGCCGATACGGCCCGGATCATTCAGGGCAATGTATTGACGGGTACCACATCCTCAGCCGATGATTTCCTGTCCCATTATACCAATCAGATTACCGTAATCCCGGAAGGTGACGAGCCCGAGTTTCTGGGTTGGCTTACGCCGGGTATTAAGAAACTGAGCCTTTCCCGTACTTTCTTTTCGTGGCTTTTTCCCAAGCGCAACTACCAGCTCGATACCAATATGCACGGCGAGGAGCGGGCGTTTGTAATGACCGGGCAATACGACCAAGTGCTTCCCATGAACATCATGCCCGTGGTTCTTTTAAAATCCATTCTGGCTCGTGACATTGAACGTATGGAGCAGTTGGGCATTTACGAAGTTTCGGAAGAAGACTTTGCCCTCTGTGAATTCGTTTGTACCTCCAAAATAGAAGTGCAGCGTATCATATCCGAAGGGCTGGAGCTAGTTCGGCTGGAAGGTTGA
- a CDS encoding NADH:ubiquinone reductase (Na(+)-transporting) subunit B, with protein MFVPGHTTENGVHIRDAMDLKRTMFTVVIALIPTLLFGMWNVGYQHYLAYGMEVGFWENFVFGFVRVMPIVVVSYAVGLGVEFAFAVAKGHQVNEGYLVTGMLIPLTLPVTVPLWMVALAAVFCVILGKEIFGGTGMNFMNPALLARAFLFFAFPAYMTGDIWTDLSPEPGHALVDAWSGATNLVAFDTNYTNMSSVSNMFWGFEQGSIGETSVFAILIGAFILIATGVGSWKIMTACCIGLLGMGLFLNLVAPADIPTHAMHTPAYYHLLLGSFAFGAVYMATDPVSAAHTETGKWIYGILIGAFTVVLRVFNPAYPEGVMLSILLMNVFAPLIDHMVVERHIKTRLRRA; from the coding sequence CTGTTTGTGCCGGGCCACACCACCGAAAATGGCGTCCATATACGTGACGCCATGGATCTCAAGCGTACCATGTTCACCGTGGTCATCGCGTTGATACCTACCCTGCTCTTTGGGATGTGGAACGTAGGCTACCAGCATTATCTGGCTTATGGTATGGAGGTAGGTTTCTGGGAAAACTTTGTGTTCGGTTTCGTACGGGTTATGCCCATCGTGGTGGTATCCTACGCCGTGGGCTTGGGTGTGGAATTTGCCTTCGCAGTGGCCAAGGGGCATCAGGTCAACGAAGGGTACCTGGTCACGGGGATGCTGATTCCCCTGACTTTGCCCGTCACGGTTCCGCTATGGATGGTGGCTCTTGCCGCGGTTTTCTGTGTAATTCTGGGCAAAGAGATTTTTGGAGGTACGGGCATGAATTTCATGAATCCCGCCCTGCTGGCCCGCGCCTTTCTGTTCTTTGCCTTCCCGGCCTACATGACGGGCGACATCTGGACCGATCTTTCGCCTGAGCCTGGCCACGCGTTGGTGGATGCCTGGTCAGGGGCGACTAACCTGGTGGCGTTTGATACCAACTACACCAATATGAGTTCGGTTTCCAATATGTTTTGGGGTTTTGAGCAAGGCTCGATTGGTGAAACCAGCGTCTTTGCCATCCTGATCGGCGCCTTCATCCTGATTGCCACGGGGGTAGGAAGCTGGAAAATCATGACGGCCTGTTGTATCGGCTTACTCGGTATGGGACTATTCCTGAATCTGGTAGCTCCTGCCGATATACCTACCCATGCTATGCACACACCCGCTTATTATCATTTGCTTCTCGGTAGCTTTGCCTTCGGAGCCGTTTACATGGCCACCGATCCCGTCAGCGCCGCCCATACCGAAACCGGCAAATGGATTTACGGCATCCTGATCGGAGCCTTCACCGTCGTCCTCCGGGTGTTTAACCCTGCGTATCCCGAAGGAGTCATGCTCAGCATCCTGCTGATGAACGTTTTTGCACCTTTGATTGACCATATGGTCGTTGAACGCCACATTAAAACCCGACTAAGACGTGCATAG